In the genome of Pyrobaculum islandicum DSM 4184, the window GCGCTTTTATCCTTAAGGCGGCTTATAGGTGGTTTCCGCCTGGCACGATTTTTGTCGCTGTGGTAGACCCTGGGGTTGGCACTGAGAGAGCTCCCCTTATTTTAAAGACGAGGAGGTATTTCTTCGTAGGTCCTGACAACGGCCTTTTGGCTCCTGCTGCTGAGGAAGACGGCGTGTTAGAGGCGTATAGGATTGAGGTGAGGCTTCCACAGCTCTCGTCGACGTTTCACGGCCGAGACGTTTTTGCGCCTGCGGCGGCCTATCTGTCGCTTGGCGTAGAGCCGCGCCTCATTGGGTCTCCTATTTCGCAGTGGAAGAGGTTGGAGATTCCAGAGGCGCGTGTTGTAGACGGCGTTGTGTACAGCCGCGTTGTGTATATAGATAGGTTTGGCAATGTATATACATCTGCGAGAAGTCTCCAGGGCGTGTCGTATGGAGAGGTTATGTGTGTAGAGACGCCTAGGGGCGTCCTCAGGGCTAGATATGTAGAGACCTATGGCAGAGTTTCGCCGGGGGAGGCGGTCTTGCTTATAAACAGCGAGGGGTATCTAGAGCTTGCGGTCGCAATGGGAAACGCCGCCGCTACATACGGCTTGAGGCCGGGAGATGAGATAAAAATCTACAGGTGTTAAAAAACGTGATGAACTTACGCCGCCGCACAGACAAGTGAAGAGGGGATAGAGACTGAACCTTCTGCCGGTTTTTAAAGATAACAAACGGCCCCCTCCCAGCACGGCGGTTTCCCGGGCCCTCGCGGAGCCCAGTACTCCCGTCCGCGGCGCCGGCCTTAACTTCCGGGTTCTGATGAGTCCGGGTGTAGCACCGGCGCCTATGGCCGGGTTAGGGGCCGGTGGCATAGTATCTGGCTGTTTATAAATTTTTTGCCTTAATGTTTATAAAGGGGGGCGTCTATTGTGTTGGAGTTGAGCGGCCCGCCTGGGCCACTATGAAGACTCCGCGTACGCCAGTGGCTAAGGCGCGTTTTCCACTCTTACGCTAGTTATATAGTCTATTGTAATTTCATAATTCCAAGCTGTAGATGGGGCGCCGCGTTGTATAGAAAATTTTGTAGACGCCGTCAGATAGCCTCCGCAGTATATATTGACTAGGTAGTCTGTGGCGGGGGCTTGGTATAGTCTTATAGAGCCGTCTGACGCAGTAGAGATAAACACGTCGACCCATCTGCCTCTGGTGGCGGCATCTATAACTCTGGCGTAGCAACCCGCCGCCGGTCTCCCCCCGGCCTCTTTTACTACGACAGTGACGGGGTAGGCCCAAGTCCTAATTTTTCCGCCTGTCGGCTCGCCTAGCTCAACTATATCGCGTAACACAGCGCTGTCGTATATCCAAATCACCTGGCCGGCTGCTATCTCTCTAGGCGACGCGATCCCCCAGGCCACTCTAAGCACATATCCAGGCCGCCAGGGGAGGCCATATAGCGTCTCTCCGCCGAATATATAAGTTAGGGCGACTAACGACCCCTCCTCGTCAAATACGGCCGCGGTGCCGTAGGCGAGAGGTCTGTCGTTCCAATCTCTAACTCCAAGAGCCGCCGCGGCTATGGCTAAAAACAAGGCGGCTAGGAGATGTTTCACAACACCTCCCCGCCACTTTTTAAAATATCTTTCCGCTATGTGACATGCGTATTCTTATCTTCGGAGGCCTCGGCTTTATAGGGGCGAACCTAGCCGAGGCTCTGTCGGAGTATGAGCTGTACGTAGCCCACAGGCCTGGGTCTAGAGAGGCTAAGCCGCAAGTAGCCCGCTTCGTGGCCCAGTACGCCACCCTTCTGGAGTATACTGACCCCGCGACGGCGTTTGAAAAGACAAGGCCCCACGTCGTTATAAACCTCGTGGGGCAGTACTACGGCAGGTCCCAGGAGCTGTGGCAGGCAAACGCCGAGTTCCCCCGCCTCCTCTGCGACGCCGCGAGGAGGGCGGGCTGGCGCGGCAAGGTGGTGCACTTCTCAGCGGCTACTGTCAGAGGGCCCGTGGGGGCCATAATCGAGGAGGAAGAGCTCCACCTCCACGGCGTGGTGCCAGACAACGACTTCGACCGGTCGAAGGCAGCCGGCGAGGAGGCCGTCGCAAATTGCTTCAACGACTGGGTGATAGTGCGCCCGGCCTTAGTATACGGCAGGTTTAACACACACCCCGAGTGGGTGACCCTCACGCGGTTTGTCAAAAGGGGGGTCGCCCCCATGTTAAAGGCCAGGGTGTCTGCCATATCTGTCAGAGAGCTGGCCAAGGTGGTGAAGGCGTCGCTGGCCTTGGCCAGGCAGTACTTCTTCGCGACAGAGTGCCAGCCGAGGCCGCTGTCGGAGTTCGTAAGAGCTATCGCAAAGGCCTTGGGAAGGCGTGTGGTTCCAATCCCAATCCCCACCGCTGTATTGCACATAGCGGCGTCTCCCGAGTTTAAGAGACACCTCCCCTATCTAGACAAGGCCTTTAGTTGTGAAAAAATGAGGCGCCTACTCGGCCTAGAGCCCAGGCCTAACTTCGAGACGGAGGTAAGGGAGATGGTAGAAAGTATCAATGTTTAAATTGTAGTATATGTACTAAAGTATGGCTTTTCAAGTTGTTTTTATTTTTAAGAGATGTCCTCTCCCCGACCTCCTTAGACTTAAGTGGTGGGGCTGCGTCCCCCTATCTCTTTCTTGGCCCCTCCCTGGGGGACTTGGGGGCCCGCCCCGGGTACACCGGGGCGAGAGGGCGGGTCATACGGGGGACGTGGCGCCAAGTCATTAACTTTCCCCATCTTCGCGCCCCCGTCGGCCGCCCCGGGGCCAAGTAGATGTCGTTCATGAGTAAAAAGTAGTTACGAGATTAAAAGTGTGATGGTTCGGAGTGGGGAAAGTGGGTTGTTTTGTCTTCTCTATCAGCTCTTGATACTTCTTCTCTGCCCATATCATGGGGACGTTGTCTCTATGTGCCCCGAAACCGCAAGAGGGACAATGCATTCGCCTGTTCCTCAGCTCCTCCATCTTCGCACCGCACTTCGGACAGATGGTTGAATACAGCCGTTCCTCCACATACGGCAGTCCGTACCACTGCGCGAGCGCTTGCAAACGTCTCCTCAACTGCCCAAGCCCGTCTAGGAAGTGCTTCTTCACGCCGTTTCCGCCCCTCTCCTTCA includes:
- a CDS encoding SAM hydrolase/SAM-dependent halogenase family protein yields the protein MAVVALLTDFGFRDYFVAVMKGVILSINPGARIVDITHEVPPQDVFTGAFILKAAYRWFPPGTIFVAVVDPGVGTERAPLILKTRRYFFVGPDNGLLAPAAEEDGVLEAYRIEVRLPQLSSTFHGRDVFAPAAAYLSLGVEPRLIGSPISQWKRLEIPEARVVDGVVYSRVVYIDRFGNVYTSARSLQGVSYGEVMCVETPRGVLRARYVETYGRVSPGEAVLLINSEGYLELAVAMGNAAATYGLRPGDEIKIYRC
- a CDS encoding NAD-dependent epimerase/dehydratase family protein, which gives rise to MRILIFGGLGFIGANLAEALSEYELYVAHRPGSREAKPQVARFVAQYATLLEYTDPATAFEKTRPHVVINLVGQYYGRSQELWQANAEFPRLLCDAARRAGWRGKVVHFSAATVRGPVGAIIEEEELHLHGVVPDNDFDRSKAAGEEAVANCFNDWVIVRPALVYGRFNTHPEWVTLTRFVKRGVAPMLKARVSAISVRELAKVVKASLALARQYFFATECQPRPLSEFVRAIAKALGRRVVPIPIPTAVLHIAASPEFKRHLPYLDKAFSCEKMRRLLGLEPRPNFETEVREMVESINV